Part of the Paeniglutamicibacter sulfureus genome, CCATGGGCATCAGCTGGGCCGTGCTGCAGTTCCCGATGCTGTTCGGCGGCGGCGCGGCGGTCCTCCTGGTCACCCGCATCCTGCTCGGCGGGGCCGAGGGCCCGGCAACCCCCATTTCCCTGCAGCACGTCCACGGCTGGTTCCCGGCCAAGGAGCGCGGCTTCCCCTCCAGCATCATTGCCATTGGCTCCACGCTCGGACCCATCATCGCGGCCCCCATCCTGGCCGGCATCATCGCGCACCCGGCACTCGGCTGGCGTTGGGCCTTCGGGTTCCTGGGCATAGTGGGCCTGCTCTGGAGCGTTGTCTGGTTCCTCGTGGGGCGGGACGGACCCTACAGCCACATCACCGGGAAGAAGGCCGCCACCGAGGCGGAACCGGCGAAGGTCCCGGAGGCCGCGGTGCCCCGGGAGCAGCCGGCCGTCGGAAAGCCGGGCGCAAGCATCACCGAACGTGCCGACCTCCTCAAGCTGGTGCCCATCCGCCGGGTGCTGCGCTCGAGAATGTTCATTGCTGCCGTCCTGGCCGGTGCCGGCTGCTTCTGGGCCCAGGGCTTCCTGACCACCTGGTCGCCGAAGTACCTCGGCTCGGTGGTTGCCCTCTCGCCCGAGATGATCGGCCTGGTTTCGACCTTCCCGTGGGTCATCGGCGCCCTGGCGCTGCTGGTGCTGGGATACACCTCGCGGTACCTGATGCGCCGCGGCGTCACGGTGCGCTGGGCCATGGGCGCCCTGTTCGGCGCTTCGCTGCTGGTCTCGGGCATCTGCTTCACCGTGCTGCCGCACCTGCACGGCTACGCAGCGGTGACGGCGCTGACTCTTGGCGCCGGATTGGCGATGATCTACCCGCTGGCCCCCACCGCCATCGCGTTCTGTGTCGCCTCCAAGCAGCGCGCGGCCATCATGGCCACGCTGACCGGGCTGGCCTCGGTCGGCGGCGTCATAGCCCCGGCCATGGTCGGATCGCTCATGGACCGCGCCGGATACATTCCCGGTCCCAAGGGCGTGCGCGACAGCGCGGAAATGGCCTCGTTGCTGGCCCAGGGCATGAACTCGTCATTCTCCATGATCGGGATCTACCTGGTCGTCGTGGGTGTCATCTGCGTCCTGCTGCTGAACCCGGACCGCACCGCCGAACGCCTGCAGACCAGGTTCGCCTTCAACGGATAACCGCAAAGGCACCAAGCAACCGCGGGGCGCGGGGGGAAGAATCGTTCTTCCCCCACGCCCCGCGCGTTTTCAGCCGCCCTTGCCGGTCATGGTGAACGTGGCGGCAACGGCGGCCGAAAACCGCTCCGACTCGAAGAGCACACGGGCCAGCGCATCGCGCGACCCCACGGCGGGGCCCCACAGCGGGCGCCCCAGCGCCATGTTCACGTGCGCCTGCCGCCCGGCCCGCCGGGCGGAGGCAAGACGCCGGCGGGAAAAGCCGGCGAGTTGCTCCTCGAGCCGGTCCCGGGGCTGCTGCCCGCCCAGCGCCGCCCCCAGGATGGGGGCCAAGGCGGCGGCATCGCGCAACCCCAGCGTCATGCCCTGGCCCCCGATGGGGCTGACCTCGTGGGCAGCATCCCCGATCAGAACCAGGTCCCCGTGGTTCATGGATGCCACGGCGAAATTCGCGGTCCCGAATTCGCTGAGCATGGAGTTTTCGCCGGCCTCCACCCGGTGCCCGGTCCGCCGCGCAATGAGTTCGGGCAGCGAGGGGGACCGCTCATCCCGGAGCCGGGAAACCCAGCGCCTCCGGTTCCCCGGGAGGGGGAACGACTCGGTGATCCCGTGCTCGTGCAGAAACAGGGCCGCCACCGGGCCGAAATCGGTGCCGTCCGGGTAGTCGCCCATGAGGTAGCGATCGGGCAGGTCCCTGCCGCGGAAGGAGACCAGCGCCGCCCGCCGCACGGCCGACCGCGTGCCGTCGGCGCCGATGAGGAAGCGGCATTCGAACCGGGTGGGTCCGCCGGCGGCCGCGGCCTCAACGACGTGGAACCCCGGGTGCGCGGTGTACGAGGTGAATTCGTGCCCGGCCAGCAGCGCCGAGGGATCCAGCTCCCGCAGACGGTCGCGCAACAGCCCGACCGTCCGGTTTTGCGGCAACGACAACACGAACCGGTGACCGGCCGGGATGGAGCCGAACCCCAGTTCCGCCACGACCCGTCCGCGGGAGATGCCGACCCCGCGGGTGATCCGCACCCCGGCCTCCACGGCAGCCGGTCCGACCCCGAGCCCATCCAGGACCGCGAGCCCCGGCGGGTGGATCCCGATGGCCCGCGAATGCTCCCCGACCCCGGTCCGGGACTCGAGCACGCGCACGCTGTGTCCGCCCTGGCGCAGCAGGATCGCCAGCGCCATCCCGCTGGGGCCGGCCCCGACTATCAGGACGTCGATCATCGGCCGGCCGGTGGTTCCCTGCGCCAGATGGCCAGGTTCCGGTACATCCCGGCGGCGTGCGCGTGCCATCCGCGCGGCAGCACCCGGGCGAGTTCGTCGCGGGTGAAACTGCGCCGGATGGAGGTGAGGCCGTCGCGCCGGATGAACGAGGTGCCGGCCAGGGGCAGGGTGGCCAGCCCGAAAAGCAGCAGGGCGCTGCGCCGGCGCCGGATGTCGCTGTGGATCGCCAGCGAGCGGGCAAGCACCTGGCTGTCGGCCAGGACGCCCGACAGCGCCGGCGGATCCAGGTGGTGCAGGACGTGGTTGGAGATGACCACGTCGAACACCTGTCCCTCGGCCACCAGTTCCGCGCTGGCCGCCCGCCGGAATTCGAGCTCCTCGGGGCCGAAGCCGGCAGCGGCAGCCGCCCGGGAGGCAAAATCGTGGGCGCGCGGGTCCGGGTCGATGCCCGTCACCTTGAGGCTCAGCCCGTCGGCCCGTGCCCAGCGCAGGAGCGCCAGTGCAATGTCGCCGCCGCCGCAGCCGATGTCCAGGATGGTGGCGGTGCGGTTGCGCGGGAGCGCCGGTCGAACGAGCCCCAGGTACACGCTCCGCCACCCTGACACGCATCGGTTCACCAGCGGGAACTGCGCGTAGGTCCGCTCCAGCATCAGCGGATCGGCATCAGGGCTGTCCATTTCCTCGAATGCGGCAATGTCCCGTTGCATGTCCGGGGCGCCTAGCCCTGCCTCCCCGAAACCAGGGTCATCAGGGACGTCTCGACGGTGAGACCGGGGCCAAAGGCCATGGAGCACACGCGCTCGCCGGATGACGATGCCCGGGAAATGTTCTCGTCCATGATGTCCTTGAGCACGAACAGCACCGTGGAACTGGACATGTTCCCGTAGTCGTTGAGGATCCGCCGCGCCGGCACCAATTGGTCGTCGCCCAACTGCAGGCGCTTCTGCACGCGGTCAAGGATGGCGCGTCCGCCGGGGTGGATGCCCCAGTGCGGGATGTCGGCATAGGCATCGCCCAGCGTCGGGTCCCGGGCCAGCAGCGGTTCCAAGGCGCCAACGATGTGGTCGTCGATGATGTGCGGGACATAGGTTCCCAAGACCATTTCAAAGCCCTCGTCCCCGATGTTCCAGGCCATGGCCTCCTCGCCTACCGGGGTCAGCACCGTCTCGAAGTGGTCCAACCGCAGGCCGGACCCGGAGTGCTGGCGGGCGGTGACGATGGCGGCGGCGGCCCCGTCGGCAAAGAGCGCGGAGCCCATGATGGTGTCGGGGTCGTTCGAGCTGCGCACGTGGATGGAACACAGCTCTGCGCAGACCACCAGGACCACGGCGTTGGGGTCGGCCTCGCAAAAGCTCTTGGCGGCGCGCAGGGCCGGGAAGGCGGCGTAGCATCCCATGAATCCCAGGTGGTATCGCTGGGTTGCCGGGCTCAGGCCCAGTGCCCTGACCAATTGGTAGTCGGGCCCGGGGTTGTAGAAGCCGGTGCAGGAGACCGTGATGACGTGGGTGATGTCGCCGGGTGCAAGATCGGGGCAGGCATCCAGGGCCTTTTGTGCAGATTCGATGTAGAGTCCGGGCGCCGTGGAGGCAAAGACCTCGTTGCGTTCCTTGGTGCTGGGTCGCAGCAGCAGCCCCGACTCCGCGTCGAAGAAGAGGGGGTTCTCGGCCACCGTCTCGGTGGTGAATTCGGTGACCGCAGTATGGCGGGTCGAAATCTGCGCGGAGTCAAAGGACGTATTGATCAGGCGCTGGCCCAATCGGGTCAGGCCGGGTTGGGCGGCAAAAACGTCCCGTACCTTGTCCTGGTACAGGATGGTTGGCGGAACTGCTGTTTGGATGGTTCTCATCATCACCGGCATGAAACCGAGCCTATGGCCCGATGCCGTTGGGGTAAAGGGGCACGTCGCGGCAGAGGTGTCGCCCGGGGAAGGCCACGGAAAACGGGACCCCCAAAAAGTGCTGGCATCCTTGCGCGCTCAGGAGTATCGTCTGTGTGTGGGGAGACCAGTCGCGGTCGTAAGTGATCCCGCCCCAGGGTGAGAGGTAATTGATGCCAGACAAATCACCACATAGACATGAACACAAGAAGCCTGCCGGCAAGTCGATCAAGGCGCGACGCGCGGAGAAGCGCTCGAAGAACGCACCTGCGACAGAGACCGAGCAGGTCACCCACATCAAGAAACACTGAGCAACTTGATGATTGGAGATAGTTTTACCGGAAGCGGAGAAGAACAGACATCTTCTCCGCTTCTTCCATGTCCACCTGTAGATGGGAGCCCGCTGCGGGTAGTGGCGCGGGGGGAAAAAACTTTTTTGACATGATTCCAATCCGTTTGCCGTACGGCACCGAATGCTCCATGACAGCCCGAACCAACAGTGGTCGGGAAGGCGCGGAGACCAAGGGTCGACGCCAAGCAAGGAGCATGACATGAAGCGCATGAACAGCAAGTTTGCCTCAGCACTCGGACTGATTGCAGTTGCCACCGTTGGCCTGACCGCTTGCTCGGCGGGCACCGGCGGCGAAACCGCCGCACCTGCCTCTTCGGCCGCCCCGTCCAGTTCGTCGGCGGCACCGAGCAGCTCGGCAATGGCCAGCGAAGCGGCGATGGACCCGGCAGCAAACCTCGTGGGCTCGGGTTGCGCGGCATATGCCGAGGCAGTGCCCA contains:
- a CDS encoding MFS transporter: MSTSEHVQPHTLRAAVKYGKMNRRAWIVTSLLVVFQIINFADKAVLGLVADSAIKELGLTAGQFGLIGSAFFFLFAIAAVAVGFLAGKVSTRWILLTMGISWAVLQFPMLFGGGAAVLLVTRILLGGAEGPATPISLQHVHGWFPAKERGFPSSIIAIGSTLGPIIAAPILAGIIAHPALGWRWAFGFLGIVGLLWSVVWFLVGRDGPYSHITGKKAATEAEPAKVPEAAVPREQPAVGKPGASITERADLLKLVPIRRVLRSRMFIAAVLAGAGCFWAQGFLTTWSPKYLGSVVALSPEMIGLVSTFPWVIGALALLVLGYTSRYLMRRGVTVRWAMGALFGASLLVSGICFTVLPHLHGYAAVTALTLGAGLAMIYPLAPTAIAFCVASKQRAAIMATLTGLASVGGVIAPAMVGSLMDRAGYIPGPKGVRDSAEMASLLAQGMNSSFSMIGIYLVVVGVICVLLLNPDRTAERLQTRFAFNG
- a CDS encoding methyltransferase domain-containing protein, with amino-acid sequence MQRDIAAFEEMDSPDADPLMLERTYAQFPLVNRCVSGWRSVYLGLVRPALPRNRTATILDIGCGGGDIALALLRWARADGLSLKVTGIDPDPRAHDFASRAAAAAGFGPEELEFRRAASAELVAEGQVFDVVISNHVLHHLDPPALSGVLADSQVLARSLAIHSDIRRRRSALLLFGLATLPLAGTSFIRRDGLTSIRRSFTRDELARVLPRGWHAHAAGMYRNLAIWRREPPAGR
- a CDS encoding type III polyketide synthase, which produces MPVMMRTIQTAVPPTILYQDKVRDVFAAQPGLTRLGQRLINTSFDSAQISTRHTAVTEFTTETVAENPLFFDAESGLLLRPSTKERNEVFASTAPGLYIESAQKALDACPDLAPGDITHVITVSCTGFYNPGPDYQLVRALGLSPATQRYHLGFMGCYAAFPALRAAKSFCEADPNAVVLVVCAELCSIHVRSSNDPDTIMGSALFADGAAAAIVTARQHSGSGLRLDHFETVLTPVGEEAMAWNIGDEGFEMVLGTYVPHIIDDHIVGALEPLLARDPTLGDAYADIPHWGIHPGGRAILDRVQKRLQLGDDQLVPARRILNDYGNMSSSTVLFVLKDIMDENISRASSSGERVCSMAFGPGLTVETSLMTLVSGRQG
- a CDS encoding FAD-dependent oxidoreductase, with amino-acid sequence MIDVLIVGAGPSGMALAILLRQGGHSVRVLESRTGVGEHSRAIGIHPPGLAVLDGLGVGPAAVEAGVRITRGVGISRGRVVAELGFGSIPAGHRFVLSLPQNRTVGLLRDRLRELDPSALLAGHEFTSYTAHPGFHVVEAAAAGGPTRFECRFLIGADGTRSAVRRAALVSFRGRDLPDRYLMGDYPDGTDFGPVAALFLHEHGITESFPLPGNRRRWVSRLRDERSPSLPELIARRTGHRVEAGENSMLSEFGTANFAVASMNHGDLVLIGDAAHEVSPIGGQGMTLGLRDAAALAPILGAALGGQQPRDRLEEQLAGFSRRRLASARRAGRQAHVNMALGRPLWGPAVGSRDALARVLFESERFSAAVAATFTMTGKGG